One window of Prochlorococcus marinus XMU1408 genomic DNA carries:
- a CDS encoding DUF3326 domain-containing protein, which yields MTNTKPLPTLLIIPTGIGCEIGGYAGDAIPVARLLASASECLITHPNVMNGGSLYWPEPHIHYVEGYSLNLFTAGELLLKPVRQQKVGLLLDEGLEPDLKKRHLQVADGCVASLGLDIGPIITTERALKINLKKGLSGSSWGCIEEPDVLLRSAKQLKEAGATAIAVITRFPDDSDDLETKLYRQGIGVDLIAGAEAVISHFLVKHLLIPCAHAPGLKPLPINYDLDPRTCGEEIGYTFLPSVLVGLSRAPDLIYKSALHTKEKSVLQLTKILSNTNLGAAVVPQGALGGEAVLSCIEKSIPLIIVSNKGVLNVNSTNMRLDSLGSHQDNNVFYAENYIEAAGLITALRHGINIKSLRRPIDCLKELKNR from the coding sequence ATGACTAATACTAAACCTTTGCCAACATTATTGATTATTCCTACTGGCATAGGTTGTGAAATTGGTGGATACGCAGGTGATGCCATCCCTGTCGCGAGACTATTGGCTTCTGCAAGTGAATGTTTAATAACTCATCCTAATGTAATGAATGGTGGGTCTCTATATTGGCCTGAACCTCATATCCATTATGTTGAAGGTTATAGTTTAAATCTTTTTACTGCTGGTGAATTGCTTCTAAAACCAGTAAGGCAACAAAAAGTAGGTTTGTTATTAGATGAAGGTTTAGAGCCAGATTTAAAGAAAAGACATCTACAAGTCGCTGATGGATGTGTTGCAAGCTTAGGGTTAGATATTGGCCCCATAATCACTACTGAAAGAGCTTTGAAAATCAACCTAAAAAAAGGTTTAAGTGGTTCTAGTTGGGGATGTATAGAAGAACCAGATGTTCTTTTAAGAAGCGCTAAACAACTTAAGGAAGCTGGTGCAACAGCAATTGCTGTGATAACTCGCTTCCCTGATGATAGTGACGATTTAGAGACTAAGCTTTATCGTCAAGGTATTGGGGTAGACCTTATTGCGGGTGCAGAGGCTGTAATCAGTCATTTTCTCGTCAAGCATTTGTTAATTCCATGCGCACATGCACCAGGATTAAAGCCTTTACCCATTAATTATGATTTGGATCCTCGAACTTGTGGAGAGGAGATAGGGTATACATTTTTGCCAAGTGTTTTGGTTGGTCTTAGTCGTGCTCCCGATCTTATTTATAAGTCAGCATTGCATACTAAAGAAAAATCTGTTTTACAGCTGACAAAAATATTAAGCAATACGAATTTAGGTGCCGCTGTCGTCCCTCAAGGTGCATTAGGTGGGGAAGCAGTTCTATCTTGTATAGAAAAATCTATTCCTTTGATAATAGTTTCAAATAAAGGAGTATTAAATGTTAACTCTACAAATATGAGGCTTGATAGCTTAGGAAGTCATCAAGATAATAATGTGTTTTACGCTGAAAACTATATTGAAGCGGCAGGTCTGATAACCGCTTTACGTCACGGGATAAATATTAAATCACTACGTAGACCTATTGATTGTTTAAAGGAACTGAAAAATCGATAG